One part of the Hippoglossus hippoglossus isolate fHipHip1 chromosome 11, fHipHip1.pri, whole genome shotgun sequence genome encodes these proteins:
- the med10 gene encoding mediator of RNA polymerase II transcription subunit 10 translates to MAEKFDNLEEHLEKFIENIRQLGIIVSDFQPSSQAGLNQKLNFVISGLQDIEKCRQQLHEINVPLEVFEYIDQGRNPQLYTKECLERALARNEQVKGKIDTMTKFKSLLISELSKVFPEDMSKYKAIHGEDAPS, encoded by the exons ATGGCGGAGAAATTTGACAACCTGgaggagcacctggagaaatTCATCGAGAATATCCGACAGCTGGGAATCATCGTCAGCGACTTCCAGCCCAGCAGCCAGGCAGGACTCAACCAGAAGCT AAACTTCGTGATCTCTGGTCTTCAGGACATCGAGAAGTGCCGCCAGCAGCTCCATGAGATCAACGTCCCGCTGGAGGTCTTCGA atACATTGACCAAGGTCGAAACCCTCAGCTGTACACCAAGGAATGTCTGGAGAGAGCCTTGGCCAGGAACGAGCAGGTCAAAGGGAAGATTGACACTATGACG AAATTCAAGAGCCTTCTAATCTCCGAGCTCAGCAAGGTTTTTCCAGAGGATATGTCCAAGTATAAGGCTATACATGGAGAGGATGCCCCCTCCTAG